The following are encoded together in the Strix aluco isolate bStrAlu1 chromosome 13, bStrAlu1.hap1, whole genome shotgun sequence genome:
- the SOWAHA gene encoding ankyrin repeat domain-containing protein SOWAHA, whose protein sequence is MAELDISPAAVLGFLRERGGRVRNAELVSAFRPLVEAGGAAAARAERRERFKAAVNAVAVVKERDGTKFVVLRRELRPAPPPGGDGGGPVPSGRLSPVPPEEQPWPRAVSELRGLFQGGGGGVPLPAGVGGSRREPLPKPCMLPVRCVPPPAAAIPGPPEELGSPLSPPTEEEAGSRSPGLRRVPKNHRASEEMAAVPLEEAEHQWLVMAAGGQWTQQLHGLLLGDASLAARRDFISGFTALHWAAKSGNCDMVTNIIRAAEKGGARVNVDARSHGGYTALHLAAIHGQEKIITMLVYSYHAKTDLRDYSGKKPHQYLKEGASSTVRRLLGDPSLSHNVEPSVPIKKSTKLAASILSSTSTFLGVISDDMAFYDLTKGLRKPSSLNKLLAATTGPRRKPKTRGGFPSYSSLSEVMEEEEEEVIVKRRPVSELFFGH, encoded by the coding sequence ATGGCGGAGCTCGACATCAGCCCGGCGGCCGTGCTGGGCTTCCTGagggagcgcggcgggcgggTGCGCAACGCCGAGCTGGTGAGCGCCTTCCGGCCGCTGGTGgaggccggcggggcggcggcggcgcgggcggagcggcgggagcggTTCAAGGCGGCGGTGAACGCCGTGGCGGTGGTGAAGGAGCGCGACGGCACCAAGTTCGTCGTCCTGAGGCGGGAGCTgcgtcccgccccgccgccggggggaGATGGCGGCGGCCCCGTCCCCAGCGGGCGGCTCTCGCCGGTGCCCCCCGAGGAACAGCCGTGGCCGCGGGCCGTCTCCGAGCTGCGGGGTCTCTTccaaggcggcggcggcggggtgccCCTGCCCGCCGGCGTCGGGGGGTCCCGGCGGGAGCCGCTCCCCAAGCCCTGCATGCTGCCGGTGCGCTGCGTgccaccccccgccgccgccatcccgGGGCCGCCTGAGGAACTGGGGTCCCCCTTGTCACCCCCAACGGAGGAGGAGGCCGGATCCCGCTCTCCCGGCCTGCGGCGGGTGCCCAAGAACCATCGTGCGAGCGAGGAGATGGCGGCAGTGCCGCTGGAGGAGGCCGAGCACCAGTGGCTGGTGATGGCGGCCGGCGGGCAGTGGACCCAGCAGCTCCACGGGCTGCTGCTGGGCGACGCCAGCTTGGCGGCCCGCAGGGACTTCATCTCGGGCTTCACCGCCCTGCACTGGGCTGCCAAGAGTGGCAACTGCGACATGGTGACCAATATCATCAGAGCGGCCGAGAAAGGGGGGGCCCGCGTCAACGTGGATGCCAGGTCGCACGGCGGCTACACGGCGCTTCACTTGGCCGCCATACACGGCCAGGAGAAGATCATCACCATGCTGGTCTACAGCTACCACGCCAAGACCGACCTGAGGGACTACAGCGGGAAGAAGCCGCACCAGTACTTAAAGGAAGGGGCCTCCTCAACAGTCAGGCGCTTGCTGGGGGATCCCAGCCTCTCCCACAACGTGGAGCCCTCCGTGCCCATCAAGAAGAGCACAAAGCTTGCGGCTTCAATCTTGAGCTCCACTAGCACTTTCCTGGGGGTCATATCCGATGACATGGCTTTCTACGATCTCACCAAAGGGTTGAGGAAGCCCTCGTCCTTAAACAAGCTCCTGGCAGCCACTACGGGCCCGAGGAGGAAGCCAAAGACCAGAGGGGGCTTCCCTTCATATTCCTCCCTCTCCGAAgtaatggaggaggaggaagaggaggtcaTCGTGAAACGCAGACCCGTTTCTGAGCTGTTCTTTGGCCACTAG